Proteins co-encoded in one Acidithiobacillus caldus ATCC 51756 genomic window:
- a CDS encoding NAD(P)H-hydrate dehydratase — MEPPAVSTLRWPDLAPLPKRPSAAHKGDFGHVFVVGGSRTMGGALALASLAAYRAGAGLVTAVGQAQSQIYLAAQLPEATWWDWPAHFRDLPAKAVLAVGPGLGQGLASHDLVREIGSLTVPAVWDADALNILARLGPKLWSQPAQRLATPHPGEAARLLQTSTAAVQRDRVGAIRALAACYGGIWILKGEGTLILGAQGLWRCPLGNPGMATGGSGDVLTGLCAGLLAQGIPAEEAARLAVCVHARAGDLAAHKLGEASVLAADILAHIPDALRELAA; from the coding sequence GTGGAACCACCGGCAGTATCTACCCTGCGCTGGCCGGATCTGGCGCCTTTGCCAAAACGCCCGTCGGCGGCCCACAAGGGCGACTTTGGTCACGTCTTTGTGGTGGGCGGCAGCCGTACCATGGGTGGTGCCCTGGCGCTGGCGAGTCTGGCGGCCTATCGTGCTGGCGCCGGTCTGGTCACCGCAGTAGGGCAGGCGCAGAGCCAGATCTACCTTGCCGCTCAGCTACCGGAAGCCACCTGGTGGGACTGGCCGGCCCACTTTCGTGACCTGCCCGCCAAGGCGGTCCTGGCCGTCGGCCCCGGTCTGGGTCAGGGGCTCGCCAGTCACGACCTGGTTCGCGAAATCGGAAGCCTGACGGTACCAGCGGTGTGGGATGCCGATGCCCTGAATATTCTGGCGCGCCTCGGCCCGAAGCTGTGGTCGCAACCCGCCCAACGCCTGGCCACACCCCATCCCGGGGAGGCCGCCCGGCTGCTGCAGACCAGCACAGCCGCGGTGCAACGGGACCGGGTCGGCGCCATTCGTGCCCTGGCAGCATGCTACGGCGGCATCTGGATCCTGAAGGGCGAGGGCACCCTGATCCTGGGAGCGCAGGGTCTATGGCGGTGTCCCCTGGGTAATCCCGGCATGGCCACGGGGGGCAGTGGGGACGTGCTTACCGGCCTCTGTGCCGGTCTGCTGGCCCAGGGGATACCGGCGGAGGAGGCGGCCCGGCTGGCCGTCTGCGTACACGCCCGCGCTGGCGACCTGGCCGCGCACAAGCTGGGTGAGGCGAGCGTCTTGGCCGCCGACATCCTCGCACATATTCCCGATGCCTTGCGAGAGCTTGCGGCGTGA
- the tsaE gene encoding tRNA (adenosine(37)-N6)-threonylcarbamoyltransferase complex ATPase subunit type 1 TsaE has translation MSRWRWSCLEDTGAFAAALVAAGPIPAVVYLHGDLGAGKTTLAREIVRAAGYRGVVKSPTYTLLEVYPTPLGRILHLDLYRLGSDDELEFLGLRDYLDQPALWLIEWPRPGAAVLPPADLECFLCLEPDARHTLTARAASPSGEGLLGALTRALPPEPGGRN, from the coding sequence ATGAGCCGCTGGCGTTGGTCCTGCCTCGAGGATACCGGCGCCTTTGCCGCCGCTCTGGTGGCGGCTGGGCCCATTCCTGCCGTCGTTTACCTTCATGGTGACCTGGGCGCCGGCAAGACTACTCTGGCTCGGGAAATAGTGCGTGCGGCGGGCTACCGTGGCGTGGTCAAAAGTCCCACCTACACCCTCCTGGAGGTTTATCCCACGCCTCTTGGGCGCATCCTGCACCTGGATCTCTACCGCCTGGGCAGTGACGATGAACTGGAATTTCTGGGCCTGCGCGATTACCTGGACCAGCCAGCCTTGTGGTTGATCGAATGGCCTCGTCCGGGGGCAGCGGTCCTGCCGCCGGCGGATCTCGAGTGTTTCTTGTGTCTGGAGCCCGATGCGCGTCATACCCTGACGGCGCGCGCCGCCAGTCCTTCGGGGGAGGGCCTACTGGGGGCGCTGACGCGGGCGTTACCACCGGAACCTGGAGGTCGAAATTGA
- the miaA gene encoding tRNA (adenosine(37)-N6)-dimethylallyltransferase MiaA — MIPTLFLMGPTASGKTDLALALADLLPVSIISVDSLLVYRHFDCGSAKPSLALRARYPHALIDIREPESVYSAGDFCRDARIAIDLARAQGRIPVLVGGTGLYFRALERGIAELPGASAEFRAGLSARAEREGWPALHAELEALDPARARRIDPHDRQRIQRALEIHRLGGSTQSGWSRGLDGPILKVALCPPRAVLHQRIAMRLDAMLASGFLEEVERLYHRYGEQDLPAMRAVGYRQFFSWRRGEIDLEAAKRQALAATRQLAKRQETWLRAEVLQARVDPRSSDAAAQILKLLKEAGTEGV, encoded by the coding sequence ATGATACCCACGCTTTTCCTCATGGGTCCCACGGCCAGCGGCAAGACCGATCTTGCCTTGGCTCTGGCGGATCTTTTGCCCGTGAGCATCATCAGTGTCGACTCCCTACTGGTCTATCGCCACTTTGATTGCGGCAGTGCCAAGCCGTCTTTGGCGTTGCGTGCGCGCTATCCCCACGCCCTCATCGACATCCGTGAGCCGGAGTCCGTCTACTCCGCCGGCGATTTCTGCCGCGATGCCCGGATTGCCATCGACCTGGCCCGGGCGCAGGGGCGAATACCCGTACTGGTGGGCGGCACGGGCCTTTATTTCCGGGCCTTGGAGCGGGGCATTGCCGAGCTTCCTGGGGCGTCCGCCGAGTTTCGCGCAGGGCTCTCGGCGCGCGCTGAACGGGAGGGCTGGCCCGCCTTGCACGCCGAGCTCGAAGCGCTGGATCCGGCGCGGGCAAGACGCATAGATCCCCACGACCGTCAGCGTATTCAGCGGGCCCTGGAGATCCACCGGCTCGGTGGCTCAACGCAGTCTGGCTGGAGCCGCGGACTGGACGGGCCGATCCTCAAGGTGGCTCTGTGCCCACCCCGGGCCGTGCTGCACCAACGCATCGCGATGCGCCTCGATGCCATGCTGGCATCGGGTTTTCTGGAGGAAGTGGAAAGGCTCTACCACCGCTATGGAGAGCAGGATCTGCCCGCCATGCGTGCTGTGGGTTATCGCCAATTCTTTTCTTGGCGGCGCGGCGAAATAGATCTGGAAGCAGCGAAACGGCAGGCGCTTGCCGCAACGCGCCAGCTTGCCAAACGCCAGGAAACCTGGCTACGCGCGGAAGTTCTGCAGGCGCGGGTCGATCCGCGCTCGAGCGACGCGGCGGCGCAGATACTGAAGCTCCTGAAGGAGGCCGGCACCGAGGGTGTCTGA
- a CDS encoding ammonium transporter produces the protein MTHAAASLPGANVFFLLMGAILVLAMHAGFAFLELGTVRRRSQVNALVKILSDFGISTIVYFFIGFHIAYGISFFGNVASLTDHGHGFEMVRFFFLLTFAAAVPAIISGGIAERARFVPQLLATAFLVGLVYPLYEGIVWNGNFGIQAWFSQVFGAPFHDFAGSVVVHAMGGWMALVAVWLLGPRRGRYGKDGSIHPMPPSNIPFLALGSWILIIGWFGFNVMSAQRLEAVQGLVALNSLMALVGGMLTALALGRGDPGFAHNGALAGLVAICAGSDVVQPIGALVIGGIAGAIFVYLFTLVQHRLRLDDVLGVWPLHGVCGVWGGIAVGIFGLRVLGGAGGVSFGAQCAGTLLGVLIALLGSAIVYGAIRRFIGIRLDPEAEFMGPDLAIHHVGAYPEADIERA, from the coding sequence ATGACCCACGCCGCTGCCAGCCTTCCCGGTGCCAATGTTTTTTTCCTGCTCATGGGAGCCATCCTGGTGCTCGCCATGCACGCGGGCTTTGCCTTCCTGGAGCTTGGCACCGTGCGGCGGCGCAGCCAAGTCAATGCTCTGGTCAAGATACTGAGCGACTTTGGTATCTCGACCATCGTCTATTTCTTCATCGGTTTTCACATTGCCTACGGCATCAGCTTTTTTGGCAATGTGGCCAGTCTTACCGACCATGGGCACGGCTTCGAGATGGTCCGATTCTTTTTCTTGTTGACCTTTGCCGCGGCGGTACCGGCCATCATTTCCGGGGGAATTGCCGAGCGCGCCCGCTTCGTGCCCCAGCTCCTGGCTACGGCCTTTTTGGTCGGTCTGGTCTATCCCCTCTACGAAGGTATCGTCTGGAATGGAAACTTTGGCATCCAGGCCTGGTTCAGTCAGGTTTTTGGCGCTCCCTTTCATGACTTTGCCGGTTCCGTGGTGGTACACGCCATGGGTGGCTGGATGGCGCTCGTGGCCGTTTGGTTGTTGGGGCCACGCCGCGGACGCTATGGCAAGGACGGCAGCATCCATCCCATGCCGCCATCCAACATTCCATTTCTTGCCCTGGGCTCCTGGATCCTCATCATCGGCTGGTTTGGTTTCAATGTGATGAGCGCGCAGCGGCTGGAGGCGGTACAAGGTCTGGTGGCCTTGAATTCCCTCATGGCATTGGTGGGAGGGATGCTCACCGCCCTTGCCTTGGGTCGGGGGGATCCCGGCTTTGCCCATAATGGTGCCCTGGCTGGCCTGGTGGCCATCTGTGCCGGCTCGGACGTGGTGCAGCCCATCGGGGCGCTGGTCATCGGCGGCATTGCCGGTGCTATTTTCGTCTACCTCTTTACCCTGGTACAGCATCGCCTGCGTCTGGATGACGTCTTGGGCGTGTGGCCCCTGCACGGGGTCTGTGGCGTCTGGGGAGGTATCGCGGTGGGAATCTTTGGCCTGCGCGTCTTGGGAGGAGCCGGTGGGGTCAGTTTCGGCGCGCAGTGTGCCGGGACGCTGTTGGGCGTGCTCATTGCCCTGCTCGGCAGTGCCATCGTCTACGGTGCCATCCGCCGTTTCATCGGTATCCGGCTGGATCCCGAGGCGGAATTCATGGGCCCGGACCTTGCCATTCACCATGTGGGTGCCTATCCTGAGGCCGACATCGAGAGAGCCTGA
- a CDS encoding DUF3311 domain-containing protein: MNDTKTSPLSRHPHRLRWLDMVLLAIPCVAVLMVPFYNRVEPELWGIPFFYWWQLLWVPLCSVFLGAVYWRLRRRRRGS; this comes from the coding sequence ATGAACGACACGAAAACATCGCCCCTATCGCGACATCCGCACCGTTTGCGCTGGCTGGATATGGTCCTGCTGGCCATTCCTTGCGTAGCGGTTCTCATGGTTCCTTTTTACAATCGAGTTGAACCAGAGCTCTGGGGAATTCCGTTTTTTTACTGGTGGCAGCTGCTGTGGGTGCCGCTCTGCAGTGTTTTCCTGGGCGCGGTTTATTGGCGCCTGCGCCGTCGCCGCCGCGGATCCTGA
- the recR gene encoding recombination mediator RecR produces MSESPSFTALTRLLRRLPGVGPRSSQRIAYDLLMRKRELMPALAMALQAAHEHIRSCSRCNNLCEAELCAICSDTQRQRELLCVVESPVDLAAIEESGAYGGDYFVLMGHLSPLDGIGPEDLHIDRFTARLAEPGLREVIFATNSTLEGEATAQFLAGYVPAGVRSSRIARGIPMGGELEYVDRGTLGRALLGRRDLEE; encoded by the coding sequence ATGTCCGAAAGCCCCAGTTTCACCGCCTTGACCAGGCTGCTGCGCCGTCTACCGGGGGTCGGCCCGCGTTCGTCGCAACGTATCGCCTACGATCTCCTGATGCGCAAGCGCGAGCTCATGCCAGCCCTGGCCATGGCGCTGCAGGCCGCGCACGAGCATATCCGTTCTTGCAGCCGGTGCAACAACCTCTGCGAGGCGGAGCTCTGTGCCATCTGCAGCGATACCCAGCGCCAACGTGAGCTGCTCTGTGTGGTGGAATCGCCCGTGGACCTGGCGGCCATCGAGGAGTCGGGCGCCTATGGGGGCGACTATTTCGTGCTCATGGGGCATCTCTCGCCCCTGGACGGGATCGGGCCGGAAGACCTGCACATCGACCGTTTCACGGCGCGTCTCGCCGAGCCCGGCCTGCGCGAGGTCATTTTTGCCACCAATTCGACCCTGGAGGGAGAAGCCACTGCCCAGTTTCTGGCTGGCTATGTCCCGGCAGGAGTGCGCAGCAGTCGCATCGCCCGCGGGATTCCCATGGGTGGCGAACTGGAATACGTCGATCGCGGTACCCTGGGGCGGGCCCTGCTGGGGCGCCGCGACCTCGAAGAATAA
- a CDS encoding GlsB/YeaQ/YmgE family stress response membrane protein, giving the protein MSIASFIVFLLIGAVAGWLAGLLIRGRGFGLIGDIVVGIIGAFVGGFLLTALGLAGLFGAGIIGAIVVATIGAAVLLFIIKLIKRA; this is encoded by the coding sequence ATGAGCATTGCAAGCTTTATCGTATTTCTGCTGATCGGTGCCGTTGCTGGTTGGCTTGCCGGTTTACTCATCCGTGGCCGGGGCTTCGGCCTCATCGGTGATATCGTGGTTGGTATCATCGGCGCCTTCGTCGGTGGTTTCCTGCTGACGGCCCTTGGACTAGCGGGACTCTTCGGTGCCGGGATCATCGGTGCCATCGTGGTTGCCACCATCGGCGCGGCCGTGCTGCTCTTCATCATCAAGCTCATCAAGCGAGCCTGA
- the mutL gene encoding DNA mismatch repair endonuclease MutL translates to MTRNRIRVLEATVANQIAAGEVVERPASVLKELLENSLDADAQHLRIRLEEGGLSLLAVEDDGIGIPAEELPLALERHATSKLRCAEDLQRIASFGFRGEALPAIASVARLRIQSRPAEAGAAVQIEVEGGRVLSSQVCPRAPGTTVEVRDLFFNVPARRKFLRSPTTELGRMQKVLRQTALAHFAVGFELIQGSRILAHYAPAASEAAQDARVGEILGTDFLANSLRFAEEDGELRIRGWLGLPTYNRPRADEQHFFVNGRPVRDSALNHALRAAYADVLYQDRHPVAVLYLSMPPHWVDVNVHPAKTELRFADSRRIHDFLRHAIRSVIAHEAKPSRPLAGATIVPEGQAVASRGPGANAGMAPGGESNAAQWRLSGRSAASTLAEQAGRYWEQVVAPAYASESDARTKTVVPTDQEQMEVTAPPLGYAIGQVHQRFIVAVNAQGLILVDQHAAHERILYERLKARRPDERSQTLLLPQVLSLTATDVTRLDERAAWLEAAGFQWTVTGPQHIHIQAGPADIPSAQYPELFQSYLTTSFAEFRDSDAFLAERACKMAIKTNHPLSLAEMNALLRQLEACPRYSQCNHGRPTVVEMQLAELDRLFLRGR, encoded by the coding sequence TTGACGAGAAATCGCATCCGCGTGCTGGAGGCGACGGTGGCCAATCAGATAGCCGCCGGTGAAGTGGTGGAGCGACCGGCCTCGGTACTCAAGGAGCTTCTGGAAAACAGTCTGGATGCCGACGCCCAGCACCTGCGCATTCGTCTGGAGGAGGGTGGCCTGAGCCTGCTCGCGGTGGAGGACGATGGCATCGGCATCCCCGCGGAGGAACTGCCCTTGGCCCTCGAGCGTCATGCCACGAGCAAGCTCCGCTGTGCTGAGGATCTGCAACGGATCGCGAGTTTTGGCTTTCGCGGGGAGGCACTGCCGGCCATCGCCTCGGTGGCTCGTCTGCGCATCCAGTCGCGACCAGCCGAGGCGGGGGCTGCCGTGCAGATCGAGGTCGAGGGCGGACGAGTGCTCTCGTCGCAGGTTTGCCCGCGAGCGCCGGGAACGACGGTGGAGGTGCGGGATCTCTTCTTCAATGTTCCGGCGCGACGCAAATTTCTTCGCAGCCCGACGACGGAGTTGGGGCGGATGCAAAAGGTGCTGCGCCAGACGGCGCTCGCGCATTTTGCCGTGGGTTTCGAGCTGATTCAGGGAAGCCGGATTCTGGCGCACTATGCTCCCGCGGCATCCGAAGCGGCGCAGGATGCGCGGGTAGGGGAGATCCTGGGCACGGATTTTCTGGCCAACTCCCTGCGTTTTGCCGAGGAGGACGGTGAACTGAGAATACGGGGCTGGCTGGGTCTGCCCACCTACAACCGCCCGCGCGCCGACGAGCAGCATTTTTTTGTGAACGGCCGCCCCGTGCGCGATTCTGCGCTGAATCATGCCCTGCGTGCCGCCTATGCCGACGTACTCTACCAGGATCGCCACCCGGTGGCGGTCCTGTATCTGTCCATGCCGCCGCACTGGGTGGATGTCAACGTGCATCCTGCCAAGACCGAGCTGCGTTTTGCCGATAGCCGCCGGATTCACGATTTTCTTCGCCACGCCATCCGTAGCGTCATTGCCCACGAAGCCAAGCCGAGCCGACCCTTGGCGGGAGCGACAATCGTCCCTGAGGGGCAGGCGGTGGCGAGTCGTGGTCCCGGCGCCAATGCTGGTATGGCACCTGGTGGTGAAAGCAACGCGGCGCAGTGGCGCCTCTCCGGCCGTTCTGCGGCCAGCACCCTGGCAGAGCAGGCCGGGCGTTATTGGGAGCAGGTCGTAGCCCCTGCATACGCAAGCGAGAGTGACGCGCGGACGAAAACGGTAGTACCGACGGACCAGGAGCAGATGGAGGTCACCGCGCCGCCACTGGGTTACGCCATTGGTCAGGTGCATCAGCGCTTTATCGTTGCCGTCAATGCCCAGGGCCTGATCCTGGTGGACCAGCACGCGGCCCATGAACGTATTCTCTATGAGCGGCTCAAGGCCAGACGGCCCGACGAGCGCAGCCAGACGCTGCTGCTGCCCCAGGTGCTGTCCCTGACCGCCACGGATGTCACCCGCCTCGACGAGCGCGCGGCATGGCTGGAGGCCGCGGGTTTCCAATGGACTGTAACGGGACCACAGCACATCCATATCCAGGCGGGTCCGGCGGACATTCCCAGCGCGCAGTATCCAGAACTTTTTCAGAGCTACCTGACGACCAGCTTCGCCGAGTTTCGGGACAGTGACGCCTTCCTCGCCGAGCGCGCCTGCAAAATGGCCATCAAGACCAATCACCCGCTGAGTCTGGCCGAGATGAACGCACTCTTGCGTCAGCTCGAGGCCTGCCCACGCTACAGCCAGTGCAATCATGGGCGACCTACCGTCGTGGAGATGCAGCTGGCAGAGCTAGACAGGCTTTTTCTGCGCGGTCGATGA
- a CDS encoding CBS domain-containing protein, translated as MTAAPGTAAPKTAATIMTREVVHVAEGDDVQVVAKRLLESGHHSLPVLDQDGRVVGMIGERDLIDAHRQIHLPTVLSLLDSVIPISGWREYEEELRKATAVTALQLATPKPEVAHLGDSVESLADRILKRNLHALPVVDDGGHLLGIVSRSDILRALIQGS; from the coding sequence ATGACTGCTGCCCCTGGAACCGCTGCCCCGAAGACCGCCGCAACCATCATGACCCGCGAGGTCGTCCACGTGGCCGAGGGCGACGACGTCCAGGTCGTCGCCAAGCGTTTGCTGGAGTCGGGACATCACAGCCTGCCGGTATTGGACCAGGACGGCAGGGTGGTGGGGATGATCGGCGAGCGCGATCTCATCGATGCCCACCGCCAGATCCATCTGCCCACCGTGTTGTCGCTGCTGGACAGCGTCATCCCCATCTCGGGTTGGCGCGAATACGAAGAAGAACTGCGCAAGGCGACGGCCGTGACGGCGCTGCAGCTGGCCACCCCCAAACCCGAGGTCGCCCACCTCGGCGATAGTGTCGAGAGCCTCGCCGACCGGATACTCAAGCGTAATCTCCACGCCCTCCCGGTGGTGGACGACGGCGGTCATCTGCTGGGTATCGTCAGCCGTTCCGATATTCTGAGGGCCCTCATCCAAGGATCATGA
- the bioA gene encoding adenosylmethionine--8-amino-7-oxononanoate transaminase, protein MDLETLRAWDRRYFWHPFTQMACWGDDDPWIIVEGRGNYVYDAQGRRALDAIASLWCNVHGHRHPRLDAALVEQLGRIAHSTVLGASHPGGIRLASALVECTPASLQHVFFSEDGAEAVEIAIKMAAQYWINRGRPEKSLFLTLDNAYHGDTVGASSLGGFPLFHAVYGRLHFPTRRLPSPYALTQAEGDAGRGLDAWLQALDALMEEEGGRTAALILEGGVQGAAGILPYPPGLLAAAAQRCRAHEVLLIVDEVATGFGRSGTLFACEQEGVEPDLLALGKGISGGYLPLAATLASEDIYQAFLAPFAEAKQFYYGHTYTANPLACAVALASLELFAEPQLLAGVRERIATLSAGLARFAELPYAAPARQFGLMAAVPLRDPHSGQAFPYGDRREYAVCRRARDLGVYLRPLGDSIVIVPPLSVTAEEIHTILRVLDNAMAEECAR, encoded by the coding sequence ATGGACCTCGAGACCCTACGCGCCTGGGATCGGCGCTACTTCTGGCATCCTTTCACGCAGATGGCGTGCTGGGGCGATGACGATCCCTGGATCATCGTCGAAGGTCGCGGCAACTACGTCTACGATGCCCAGGGGAGGCGCGCCCTGGATGCCATTGCCAGCCTGTGGTGCAATGTCCATGGACACCGGCATCCGCGTCTGGACGCGGCCCTCGTGGAGCAACTCGGCCGCATCGCCCACAGCACCGTTCTGGGTGCCAGTCACCCCGGTGGTATCCGTCTTGCCAGTGCTTTGGTGGAGTGCACGCCGGCCTCCCTGCAACACGTGTTTTTCTCGGAGGACGGCGCCGAGGCGGTGGAGATCGCCATCAAGATGGCGGCCCAATACTGGATCAATCGCGGTCGCCCGGAAAAGAGCCTGTTTCTGACCTTGGACAACGCCTATCATGGCGACACCGTGGGAGCGAGTTCCTTGGGCGGATTCCCGCTTTTTCACGCGGTCTATGGCCGTCTGCATTTTCCCACCCGGCGTTTGCCGAGCCCTTACGCACTCACGCAGGCCGAGGGCGATGCCGGACGCGGGCTCGACGCCTGGCTCCAGGCGCTGGATGCGCTCATGGAGGAGGAAGGCGGGCGCACTGCGGCACTCATCCTCGAAGGGGGGGTACAGGGAGCGGCGGGGATACTACCCTATCCGCCGGGTCTGCTGGCGGCGGCAGCACAGCGTTGTCGGGCGCACGAGGTTTTGCTCATCGTCGATGAGGTGGCCACGGGCTTTGGACGCAGCGGAACCCTCTTCGCCTGCGAACAAGAAGGGGTGGAGCCCGATCTGCTGGCGCTGGGTAAGGGCATCAGCGGCGGTTACCTGCCTCTGGCGGCCACGCTGGCCAGCGAGGATATCTATCAGGCCTTTCTCGCACCCTTTGCCGAGGCCAAGCAGTTCTACTATGGCCACACCTACACCGCCAATCCCTTGGCCTGCGCCGTTGCCTTGGCGAGCCTCGAGCTTTTTGCCGAACCGCAGCTGCTTGCCGGTGTGCGCGAGCGCATCGCCACCCTGTCCGCAGGTCTCGCGCGTTTTGCCGAGCTTCCCTACGCGGCGCCCGCGCGTCAGTTTGGGCTCATGGCGGCCGTACCGCTGCGCGATCCGCACAGCGGTCAGGCTTTTCCCTACGGTGACCGGCGTGAGTATGCGGTATGCCGCCGTGCGCGGGATCTGGGCGTCTACCTGAGGCCCTTGGGCGACAGCATCGTCATCGTGCCGCCACTGTCGGTGACAGCCGAGGAGATTCACACTATCCTCAGGGTATTGGATAACGCCATGGCCGAGGAATGCGCCCGATGA
- the mctP gene encoding monocarboxylate uptake permease MctP, producing MHFWTIGVFLACFALVTWIGLRAARWQSGDLRELHEWGLGGRRFGRWITWFLIGGDLYTAYTFIAVPALVFGAGALGFFALPYTVLVYPLVFAILPRLWAVAHRHGFVTAADFVAGRYDSPLLAFAVAATGFIATMPYIALQLVGIQVVIAALGLSTGPGWLGEIPLLVAFAVLAVFTYLSGLRAPAMIAVVKDVLVYITIFALIVVLPMKLGGFAAIFAKVPVDHLLLPAAHGGQLGLQSFYVTLALGSAMALMFYPHATTAVLSARGTEVLRWNWVFLPAYSLVLGLVALLGFMAQAADLPKLPDLAPYFQSFGPQFAMPGLLLHFFPQWFAGLGLAAVAIGALVPASIMSIAAANLFTRNLYKAYLRPQCSPHEETQMAKWMSLVVKFGALLFILFLPLQFAIQLQLMGGILILQTLPAIAGGLYTRWFDPRALLVGWLVGMGWGIWALSLTGFQKSVYTLHLGNWSIPAYVGIYALLLNLGLAVLVTLGLRLAGRAHRRDATKMPDYLG from the coding sequence ATGCACTTTTGGACCATAGGGGTGTTTTTGGCTTGTTTTGCGCTGGTGACCTGGATCGGTTTGCGCGCCGCCCGTTGGCAAAGTGGCGATCTACGGGAGCTGCACGAATGGGGCCTGGGTGGTCGACGCTTTGGTAGGTGGATAACCTGGTTTCTTATCGGTGGAGACCTCTATACCGCGTACACCTTCATAGCCGTTCCGGCCCTGGTTTTTGGTGCCGGTGCCCTGGGTTTCTTCGCCTTGCCCTATACGGTGCTCGTCTATCCCCTGGTTTTTGCCATCCTGCCGCGCTTGTGGGCGGTGGCACATCGGCACGGCTTTGTCACCGCTGCCGATTTCGTCGCTGGCCGCTACGACAGTCCGCTGCTGGCCTTTGCCGTGGCGGCCACGGGCTTTATCGCCACCATGCCCTACATCGCCCTGCAGCTAGTGGGGATTCAGGTGGTTATTGCCGCCTTGGGTTTATCCACGGGGCCGGGCTGGTTGGGGGAGATTCCCTTACTGGTCGCCTTTGCGGTGCTTGCGGTTTTTACCTATCTCAGCGGCTTGCGGGCCCCGGCCATGATCGCTGTTGTCAAGGATGTGCTGGTGTACATCACCATCTTCGCCCTCATCGTCGTGCTGCCCATGAAGCTCGGCGGTTTTGCCGCCATCTTTGCCAAGGTTCCCGTAGATCATCTCCTGCTACCGGCAGCCCACGGTGGGCAATTGGGTTTGCAAAGCTTTTATGTGACGCTCGCGCTCGGTTCGGCCATGGCACTCATGTTCTACCCCCACGCGACCACGGCCGTGCTTTCGGCACGGGGCACCGAGGTTCTCCGCTGGAATTGGGTCTTCCTGCCCGCCTATTCCCTCGTACTTGGCCTCGTCGCGCTGCTGGGCTTCATGGCGCAGGCGGCGGATCTGCCCAAACTGCCGGACCTGGCACCGTACTTTCAGAGTTTTGGCCCGCAATTTGCCATGCCTGGCCTACTCCTGCACTTCTTCCCGCAGTGGTTCGCGGGCTTGGGGCTCGCGGCGGTGGCCATCGGCGCCCTGGTGCCTGCCTCCATCATGTCCATAGCGGCGGCCAATCTTTTCACCCGCAATCTCTACAAGGCGTACCTGCGCCCCCAGTGTTCGCCCCACGAAGAGACCCAGATGGCGAAATGGATGTCTCTGGTGGTGAAGTTCGGGGCGCTCCTGTTCATACTTTTCCTGCCCCTGCAATTTGCCATCCAGCTGCAACTCATGGGGGGTATCCTCATCCTGCAGACCCTGCCCGCCATTGCCGGTGGGCTGTATACGCGCTGGTTCGATCCCCGTGCCCTGCTCGTGGGATGGCTGGTGGGTATGGGTTGGGGTATCTGGGCCTTGTCCCTGACAGGGTTCCAAAAGTCGGTCTATACCCTCCATCTCGGCAACTGGAGTATCCCGGCCTACGTCGGGATTTACGCCCTGCTGTTGAATCTTGGGCTGGCGGTGTTGGTCACCCTTGGCCTGCGCCTGGCTGGGCGTGCCCATCGGCGGGATGCTACGAAGATGCCGGACTACCTGGGCTAG
- a CDS encoding YbjQ family protein gives MNDSVLILTINDCPGHTIARVIGPVYGTSVRSRTIVGNFLGGVRAIFGGKQSGFTQLINQNRDDALAALAEHARSLGANAVLGMRFDSGEFDSGQGQAMNEITAYGTAVVVTPIST, from the coding sequence GTGAACGATTCCGTCCTTATCCTCACCATCAACGACTGCCCGGGACACACCATTGCCCGCGTCATCGGCCCCGTCTACGGTACCAGTGTGCGCTCGCGTACCATCGTCGGCAATTTCCTCGGTGGCGTGCGCGCCATATTCGGCGGCAAACAGAGCGGTTTTACCCAACTCATCAATCAGAATCGTGACGATGCCCTCGCCGCACTGGCGGAACATGCCCGGAGTCTGGGGGCGAACGCTGTCCTTGGCATGCGTTTCGATTCGGGTGAATTCGACTCGGGACAAGGTCAGGCCATGAACGAAATTACCGCCTACGGCACCGCCGTCGTGGTTACTCCCATATCGACATGA